A single genomic interval of Dehalococcoidales bacterium harbors:
- a CDS encoding radical SAM protein, giving the protein MNNIPLQPGPTYGPVRSRRLGWSLGLNISPISYKLCSFNCVYCQYGWTAVHTLDIGDRFQDLPSTDDFAKALENALRQDRPIDNITFSGNGEATLHPQFAELVDITVALKKNYRPLARLGILSNSSSVASEGVRCALAKLDFRIMKLDAGDIETFSRINRPCRGVDYNAILDGLKSMDNVSLQAMFVDGEIQNVSKREIIKWIERVSEIRPINIQIYSLHRPPAASGLVEVTEEKLKEIADRTETVTGIAVEVIVAASPYSERVHQPWRCQQERKN; this is encoded by the coding sequence ATGAATAATATCCCCCTGCAGCCCGGTCCTACCTATGGGCCGGTCAGATCACGGAGACTGGGATGGTCTTTAGGCCTGAATATCTCTCCGATAAGCTATAAGCTGTGTTCATTCAACTGTGTCTACTGTCAGTACGGTTGGACCGCAGTCCATACCCTCGATATTGGCGACAGATTTCAGGACCTCCCCAGCACGGATGATTTCGCCAAAGCGTTAGAGAATGCCCTGAGGCAGGACAGGCCCATCGATAACATCACCTTCTCCGGCAATGGTGAAGCCACGCTTCATCCTCAGTTTGCGGAACTGGTCGACATCACCGTGGCGCTGAAGAAAAACTACCGTCCTCTGGCCAGGCTGGGGATACTCTCGAACTCATCCTCTGTTGCCAGTGAAGGAGTACGTTGTGCTCTAGCCAAGCTTGATTTTCGGATCATGAAGCTTGATGCGGGTGATATCGAGACCTTTTCTCGAATCAACAGACCCTGCCGGGGGGTGGACTATAACGCAATATTAGATGGTCTGAAATCAATGGATAACGTCAGCCTGCAGGCGATGTTCGTCGACGGGGAGATCCAAAACGTTAGCAAGCGAGAAATAATTAAATGGATCGAGAGGGTTTCTGAAATACGGCCGATTAATATTCAAATCTACTCTCTACATAGACCCCCGGCGGCATCAGGACTTGTGGAGGTAACGGAGGAAAAGCTGAAAGAGATTGCCGACCGCACCGAAACGGTAACCGGCATTGCGGTTGAGGTGATTGTCGCAGCATCGCCCTACAGCGAACGGGTGCACCAGCCCTGGCGGTGCCAACAGGAGCGTAAAAACTGA
- the queA gene encoding tRNA preQ1(34) S-adenosylmethionine ribosyltransferase-isomerase QueA translates to MRTGDFDYDLPPGLIAQTPLEPRDHSQLMVVERSAASLSHHRFFEITDYLHSGDVLVFNDSRVIPARLSARKADTGGRLEILLLRQIDSRVWEALVRPAKRTRVGSRMEITASNIHVKEQKTVIAEVIEIREDGIRVINFSDGMIPDGVGEIPLPPYIRVPLSSPERYQTVYADAAGSVAAPTAGLHFTPRLIDGIRSKGVHCLFTTLHVGLDTFRPVREDNPLEHKIHREYGVLERKTASQLTLARKEGRRIICVGTTTVRLIEAAAQASKLPLVQPFQGWVDLFILPGYRFQLVDALITNFHLPRSTLLMLVTAFAGKDIIKCAYKEAIARQYRFYSFGDAMLIL, encoded by the coding sequence ATGAGAACCGGTGACTTTGACTATGACCTACCCCCGGGGCTTATTGCTCAGACTCCGCTTGAGCCGAGAGACCACTCGCAACTCATGGTAGTTGAACGAAGCGCTGCTTCCTTAAGCCATCACAGGTTCTTTGAGATAACGGATTATCTGCATAGCGGCGACGTACTGGTCTTTAACGATAGCCGGGTTATCCCGGCCCGTCTTAGTGCCAGAAAAGCTGATACCGGCGGACGGTTGGAGATTCTGCTCCTCCGTCAGATTGACTCCCGGGTCTGGGAGGCGCTGGTCAGACCGGCGAAGCGCACCAGGGTCGGCAGCAGAATGGAGATAACAGCCAGTAACATACACGTTAAAGAGCAGAAAACTGTTATTGCCGAGGTGATTGAGATAAGAGAGGACGGGATACGGGTAATAAACTTCTCCGATGGGATGATCCCTGATGGGGTTGGGGAAATACCCCTACCACCCTACATTCGCGTTCCCCTGAGCAGTCCGGAGCGCTATCAGACAGTCTATGCCGATGCCGCCGGGAGTGTGGCTGCACCTACTGCGGGGTTACACTTTACTCCCCGGCTGATTGATGGTATAAGAAGCAAGGGGGTGCATTGCCTTTTTACCACCCTGCATGTCGGTCTTGATACCTTCCGGCCGGTACGTGAAGACAACCCGCTTGAGCATAAGATACACCGGGAATACGGAGTATTGGAGCGGAAGACCGCCAGTCAGCTCACTCTGGCCAGAAAAGAAGGCCGCCGCATCATATGTGTGGGCACCACAACAGTGAGATTGATCGAGGCGGCGGCTCAAGCAAGCAAACTGCCTTTAGTACAGCCGTTTCAGGGCTGGGTAGATCTGTTCATCTTACCGGGATACCGGTTCCAGCTGGTCGATGCTCTGATTACCAATTTTCACCTGCCCCGGTCGACACTACTGATGCTGGTAACCGCCTTCGCCGGTAAAGATATTATCAAGTGCGCCTACAAAGAAGCTATAGCCCGGCAGTACCGCTTCTACAGTTTTGGTGATGCGATGCTGATACTGTGA
- a CDS encoding epoxyqueuosine reductase QueH gives MRIVLHICCGVCAPGAFERLSGEGHQVLGFFYNPNIHPEAEYQKRLAAARMVAHKLDFPFEAPPFTPQDWSAATGPLGDEPEGGRRCEICFRIRLEKTCLYMKDWGYDAFTTTLTISPHKSADVINRVGVEIGGDRFLVRDFKKKDGFKQTIEMAKKWGLYRQDYCGCAYSMQGKR, from the coding sequence ATGAGAATAGTGCTGCATATATGTTGCGGTGTCTGTGCTCCTGGAGCTTTTGAGAGATTATCCGGGGAAGGGCATCAGGTCCTCGGCTTCTTCTATAATCCCAATATCCACCCTGAAGCGGAGTATCAGAAAAGATTGGCGGCTGCCCGTATGGTAGCCCATAAGCTCGATTTTCCCTTCGAGGCACCTCCTTTTACGCCGCAGGATTGGTCAGCAGCAACCGGCCCTTTGGGAGATGAGCCTGAGGGTGGCCGAAGATGTGAAATCTGCTTCCGGATCAGACTTGAGAAGACATGTCTCTATATGAAAGACTGGGGTTACGACGCCTTTACGACTACTCTTACCATAAGTCCCCATAAGTCTGCCGATGTGATCAATCGGGTGGGGGTGGAGATTGGGGGAGACCGGTTTTTAGTCCGGGATTTTAAGAAGAAGGACGGCTTTAAGCAGACTATTGAGATGGCTAAAAAATGGGGCCTCTACCGGCAGGATTACTGCGGATGTGCCTATAGTATGCAAGGAAAGCGGTAA
- a CDS encoding queuosine precursor transporter gives MDSANLSNSLLWIGFVFANLGITVLAFRFFGRYGLYAIIVAAVITANIQVLKTVEVFGLVSTLGNILYGGIFFATDILTEVYGKKAARRGVWLGFIGMALMTLWMQFGLHFIPHTSDFSQGSLLTIFSLMPRIAAGSMTAYLVSQHHDIWAFLFWKRKTKGRFLWLRNNASTMVSQAIDSAIFCTIALWGVFDSSTWLQILASTYLIKLFVAVIDTPFIYLAKRLSNTVLAKEVTADLD, from the coding sequence ATGGACTCCGCGAATCTCTCCAACAGTCTGCTCTGGATCGGTTTTGTCTTCGCCAACCTCGGCATTACAGTGCTCGCCTTCCGCTTCTTCGGCCGATACGGACTCTACGCTATCATTGTTGCTGCGGTGATCACGGCCAATATTCAGGTTTTGAAAACGGTCGAGGTATTCGGACTGGTCTCGACACTGGGCAATATACTTTACGGAGGTATCTTCTTTGCTACCGACATATTGACCGAGGTGTACGGTAAGAAAGCAGCCCGGCGCGGGGTGTGGCTTGGCTTCATCGGGATGGCGCTGATGACGCTGTGGATGCAGTTCGGCCTGCATTTCATTCCCCATACATCGGACTTCTCTCAAGGATCACTGCTGACCATCTTTAGCCTGATGCCCAGGATTGCCGCCGGCAGCATGACTGCCTACCTCGTTTCCCAGCACCACGATATCTGGGCTTTTCTCTTCTGGAAAAGAAAGACCAAAGGGAGGTTTCTCTGGCTGAGGAACAACGCTTCGACCATGGTCTCTCAGGCGATTGACAGCGCGATCTTCTGTACGATAGCCCTCTGGGGTGTTTTCGATAGCAGTACCTGGCTTCAGATACTGGCCTCAACCTACCTTATCAAACTCTTTGTTGCGGTTATCGATACTCCGTTCATCTATCTGGCCAAGCGATTGAGTAATACGGTACTGGCCAAAGAGGTTACCGCCGACCTCGATTAG
- the tgt gene encoding tRNA guanosine(34) transglycosylase Tgt codes for MNSTDSFRLIKTSPGSSARTGELITPHGVVPTPVFAPVGSQATVKTIAPEELKELGVNMLLANTYHLYLRPGTDVIEKMGGLHRFMSWERAILTDSGGYQIFSLSRLRNVSDKGVLFRSHIDGSQHLITPQSAIRFQESLGADIIMVLDECPSPTDSFEAVEQATERTYRWAEICQRSQTRKDQTLFAIVQGGLYPDLRHRSSNRLTALGFAGYAIGGLSLGEPKELTLAMVGETAARLPSDKPRYLMGIGSPEDIIEAVARGIDIFDSALPTQVARKGALFTRQGRYNIRNAAYRQVEAPLDPDCDCYACRNFSAGYLHHLFKCREMLAYRLATIHNLSFMNRLMQEIRNAIASDNFESFRDTFIAGYEPTDEKTRLAQKKKWLAARNRKGVK; via the coding sequence ATAAACAGTACTGATAGCTTTCGCCTCATCAAGACCAGCCCCGGCAGTTCTGCCCGGACCGGTGAGTTGATTACACCACACGGGGTGGTGCCGACGCCGGTCTTCGCACCGGTAGGCAGTCAGGCCACAGTCAAAACGATAGCTCCCGAAGAGCTGAAAGAGCTGGGGGTAAATATGCTGCTGGCCAATACCTACCACCTCTACCTGAGACCGGGAACAGATGTTATTGAAAAAATGGGCGGGTTGCACCGTTTTATGTCCTGGGAGAGGGCGATACTTACCGACAGCGGCGGCTACCAGATATTCAGTCTGTCCCGGCTCCGTAACGTCAGCGACAAAGGAGTTCTGTTCCGCTCCCACATCGACGGCAGCCAGCACCTGATTACTCCTCAGTCAGCAATTCGGTTCCAGGAATCGCTGGGGGCGGATATCATAATGGTACTTGACGAGTGTCCGTCACCCACGGATTCATTTGAGGCAGTCGAACAAGCAACGGAGCGAACTTACCGGTGGGCTGAAATATGCCAGAGGTCACAGACCCGTAAAGACCAGACCCTGTTTGCTATCGTACAGGGAGGGCTATATCCCGATCTGCGTCACCGGTCGTCCAACCGGCTGACTGCGCTGGGGTTTGCCGGTTACGCCATCGGCGGCTTGAGCCTGGGGGAGCCCAAGGAACTAACGCTGGCTATGGTCGGGGAAACAGCTGCCCGGCTCCCTTCCGACAAGCCGAGATATCTTATGGGTATCGGTTCTCCGGAAGATATCATCGAGGCTGTCGCCAGGGGGATTGATATCTTCGATAGCGCCCTACCCACCCAGGTAGCACGAAAAGGGGCCCTCTTTACCCGGCAGGGCAGGTATAATATTCGTAACGCTGCCTATAGACAGGTAGAGGCTCCCCTTGACCCTGATTGCGACTGCTATGCCTGTCGCAACTTCTCCGCCGGCTACCTGCATCACCTCTTCAAATGCCGTGAAATGCTGGCATATCGGCTGGCTACCATTCATAACCTTAGTTTCATGAATCGGTTGATGCAGGAAATAAGGAATGCCATCGCTAGCGACAACTTTGAAAGTTTTCGGGATACCTTTATTGCCGGTTATGAGCCTACCGACGAAAAGACACGTCTCGCCCAGAAGAAAAAGTGGTTGGCTGCCCGTAACCGGAAGGGTGTAAAATAG
- a CDS encoding ABC transporter ATP-binding protein produces the protein MAFLEVKDLEVYYGKACAISNVSFSIDEGKCVGIIGSNGAGKTTLLDSILGITDWRGEIIFNGESLRKLPPREIVKRKVGYAPERGSIFPGMSVKDNLLVGAYLNRSNIDQNLNNVFELFPRLEERQGQQADTLSGGERQMLALGRAFMLEPKLILLDEPTLGLAPIVIGHISEAVRSLKKTGFTILIAEQNASFTIEHAETIHILERGAITASGTAEELGKEEYIREAYFGE, from the coding sequence ATGGCTTTTCTGGAAGTGAAAGACCTCGAGGTTTACTATGGTAAGGCCTGCGCCATAAGCAACGTTTCTTTCAGCATCGATGAGGGAAAATGTGTCGGAATCATCGGCTCCAACGGCGCCGGCAAAACGACGCTATTGGACTCAATTCTCGGTATAACCGACTGGCGCGGTGAGATTATCTTTAACGGTGAGTCGCTCCGTAAACTACCTCCCCGGGAAATAGTGAAGCGAAAGGTCGGTTATGCTCCGGAGAGGGGCAGCATATTCCCCGGTATGAGCGTTAAGGATAACCTGCTGGTAGGAGCCTACCTGAACCGGAGCAACATCGATCAGAATCTTAACAATGTCTTCGAACTATTCCCCCGGCTCGAAGAACGCCAGGGGCAGCAGGCGGACACCTTAAGCGGCGGGGAACGGCAGATGCTCGCGCTGGGAAGGGCCTTTATGCTAGAACCCAAGCTGATATTACTGGATGAGCCTACTCTCGGCCTTGCTCCTATTGTTATCGGTCATATATCCGAGGCGGTACGAAGCTTGAAGAAAACAGGGTTTACCATCCTCATTGCCGAGCAGAATGCCAGCTTTACTATCGAGCATGCCGAGACGATACACATTCTGGAGCGAGGTGCAATAACCGCGTCAGGCACCGCCGAAGAGCTGGGTAAGGAAGAATACATCAGGGAAGCCTACTTCGGCGAGTAA
- a CDS encoding ABC transporter ATP-binding protein, translated as MTRLLEVKGLTKKFGGVVAVNDLNFHVDDGEILGLMGPNGAGKTTTFNLIMGDYKPDTGQISFKGQDIGSLETYQRVKMGIARTYQIPRPYHDLPVIEDLRISTVPDSITKCLRGKKKNIEEVEQIGIGVGLKDRLMKYPHELSLGDLRRVELAKAIATDPKLIMLDEIFAGLTVHEINELTELLMEKKKAGLVFIVVSHDLKALAAVIDRAVVIQFGHLIAEGTYEEVAHDTKVKKAYFGM; from the coding sequence ATGACCAGGTTGCTTGAGGTGAAGGGGCTTACCAAGAAATTCGGCGGTGTCGTCGCAGTAAACGACCTCAACTTCCACGTCGATGATGGCGAGATTCTGGGTTTGATGGGACCCAACGGCGCCGGTAAGACAACTACCTTTAACCTGATTATGGGAGACTATAAACCTGATACCGGGCAGATCTCTTTCAAAGGGCAGGATATCGGCTCTCTGGAAACCTACCAAAGGGTGAAAATGGGGATTGCCCGGACTTATCAGATACCCCGGCCGTATCACGACCTGCCTGTTATTGAGGACCTTCGTATCAGCACCGTACCGGATAGCATTACCAAATGCCTGAGAGGAAAAAAGAAGAATATTGAAGAGGTGGAGCAGATTGGTATTGGTGTCGGTTTGAAGGACCGCCTCATGAAATACCCGCACGAACTGTCCCTGGGTGACCTGCGCCGGGTTGAGCTGGCCAAGGCAATCGCCACCGACCCCAAACTTATCATGCTCGATGAGATATTCGCCGGTTTGACCGTTCACGAGATCAACGAGCTAACCGAACTCCTGATGGAGAAGAAGAAAGCCGGCCTAGTCTTTATCGTGGTCAGCCATGACCTGAAGGCTCTGGCCGCAGTGATAGACAGGGCGGTGGTTATTCAGTTCGGTCACCTCATTGCCGAAGGTACCTATGAAGAAGTTGCCCATGACACAAAGGTCAAGAAAGCATATTTCGGCATGTAA
- a CDS encoding branched-chain amino acid ABC transporter permease: protein MVNWITSVKSFRWWLIAIVVMMVLPFIVPPSFLRICIMANFMAIFAISWDMMSGYTGYVSFGHPFLIGLAGYVSAMLSHQGGFQPPHIVLPLYLTMPLGIAAAVGGGMLFFLPSMRIRGPYFSLISLAFLMILSRIMIAAGAMTGGDRGLTSLPYVVTGAVNNYWLSTGIMFAIAIGLWLVARSDVGHVLKAIRMDEDVVESSGLSTYRFKRFAFILSAVTAGIGGVFYTHYMGSISPGGAFDYVFLLNIIVSTVVGGMGTIIGPIFGGYFVTFFTESTRTLLEGAWRFMAYSLVALAIVYFRPGGFYGIAHDIAAWFRVKRRGGMQYDQVA from the coding sequence GTGGTTAATTGGATAACTTCAGTCAAGTCGTTTCGCTGGTGGTTGATTGCCATAGTGGTAATGATGGTGCTTCCCTTCATCGTACCGCCCAGTTTCCTAAGGATTTGTATTATGGCCAACTTCATGGCAATCTTTGCCATAAGCTGGGATATGATGTCGGGATACACCGGCTATGTCAGCTTCGGTCATCCCTTTTTGATCGGCCTGGCCGGATACGTTAGTGCCATGTTATCCCATCAGGGTGGATTTCAGCCCCCCCATATCGTGCTACCGCTCTACCTAACCATGCCGCTGGGAATAGCCGCGGCAGTAGGGGGTGGCATGTTATTCTTCCTGCCCAGTATGCGAATTCGGGGGCCCTACTTCAGCCTGATCAGTCTGGCCTTTCTGATGATACTGAGCCGAATCATGATTGCCGCCGGTGCTATGACCGGCGGTGACCGCGGATTGACCTCGCTACCCTACGTGGTCACCGGGGCAGTCAACAACTACTGGCTTTCCACCGGCATCATGTTCGCTATCGCTATCGGGCTGTGGCTGGTGGCCAGGTCTGATGTCGGCCATGTTCTGAAGGCAATACGCATGGACGAAGACGTGGTGGAGAGCAGCGGACTAAGCACCTACCGGTTTAAGAGGTTCGCCTTTATTTTAAGCGCCGTCACCGCCGGTATCGGGGGGGTATTCTATACCCACTACATGGGTTCGATATCACCTGGGGGTGCTTTCGACTACGTCTTCCTGCTCAATATAATCGTTTCCACGGTCGTCGGTGGTATGGGTACTATCATAGGGCCCATCTTCGGCGGCTACTTCGTCACCTTCTTTACCGAAAGCACCCGTACCTTGCTGGAAGGGGCATGGCGGTTTATGGCCTACTCGCTGGTGGCGCTGGCGATAGTCTATTTCAGACCCGGTGGATTTTACGGAATAGCTCATGACATAGCAGCATGGTTCAGAGTGAAGCGGAGAGGAGGTATGCAGTATGACCAGGTTGCTTGA
- a CDS encoding branched-chain amino acid ABC transporter permease: MLALAQSIAINGALLSGLYALISLGFTMIYGVGRVLNLAHAAYVMLGGYVYFHCLQIVGIPEPISMLIAIAVCAGASLATYVGLVRRYLYNPTIVFVSTFILALVINYLVVLIWGMETKNVWPVVSGLTQVMGQPVSNNMIASLVVSWVCISGVLLFVRKTHMGRAMRALAMDRKGAIVSGINPDRVNLLTWTMAGGLAGIAGIFFGSYTYLVPAMWHMPMVMSFAIVIIGGLGSIEGTLVAAHIVGYMQTTTTLAIDERLRGVFALIIMIIVLVVRPKGLFGK; this comes from the coding sequence ATGTTAGCTCTAGCGCAATCCATAGCAATCAATGGTGCTCTCCTGAGCGGTTTGTATGCGCTGATTTCGCTGGGATTCACTATGATATACGGCGTGGGCAGAGTGCTCAATCTCGCCCATGCCGCCTACGTCATGTTAGGTGGTTATGTATATTTCCACTGTCTGCAGATAGTGGGAATACCGGAACCGATATCGATGTTAATTGCCATCGCTGTCTGTGCCGGTGCCTCTCTGGCAACCTACGTAGGTCTGGTACGCCGCTATCTGTACAATCCTACCATTGTATTTGTCTCTACCTTTATTCTAGCCCTGGTAATAAATTACCTTGTGGTACTGATCTGGGGGATGGAAACCAAGAACGTATGGCCAGTCGTATCAGGCTTAACCCAGGTGATGGGACAACCGGTATCGAATAATATGATCGCTTCATTGGTTGTAAGCTGGGTTTGCATCAGCGGTGTCCTCCTTTTCGTTCGCAAGACCCATATGGGCAGAGCGATGCGTGCCCTGGCTATGGACCGGAAAGGGGCGATTGTTTCCGGTATCAACCCGGATCGGGTCAACCTGCTGACCTGGACGATGGCAGGAGGGCTGGCCGGAATTGCCGGAATATTCTTCGGCAGCTATACTTACCTGGTTCCTGCCATGTGGCATATGCCGATGGTGATGTCATTCGCCATCGTGATCATCGGAGGTCTGGGCAGCATTGAAGGCACCCTGGTTGCCGCCCATATCGTGGGCTATATGCAGACTACGACCACACTGGCCATAGACGAGAGGTTAAGGGGAGTATTTGCCCTGATAATCATGATTATCGTACTTGTAGTACGTCCTAAGGGCTTATTCGGTAAGTAA
- a CDS encoding ABC transporter substrate-binding protein encodes MEYLNEDIGVDFMVSGCIDDVSLGWFPRLAEYQVPIMETWASAIRAIEQVHDEYDKYKCYFMDHMNDYDQGAEYVAYANDVLGPNGDMGWETCVLFFEDTAYGGGVAEYIRDEIAPGAGIEVIGEVMYDIETFDFAPVYAKVVDYDPDFIYHIASVNCIPPSAAYVELQIPYPISGVNVAAASMEFWDDMGGMAGGFNSTSPPPCLGMDWDPTTQKFLDAYAAKYTTRPIFPHFDGFNAYWGVMMMAAAAERAGGFEPLDDWVAEMEKTDLKLYKEGGFEPAGPDDVLWQNYKFYGPDHPYTHSSVLDTTGEAGRPGGMVMQWYPDQTVKVIHPYRWKNGEFYFPEWIPESKRAR; translated from the coding sequence TTGGAATACCTCAACGAGGATATCGGTGTTGATTTCATGGTTTCCGGTTGTATCGATGACGTCAGCCTGGGCTGGTTCCCGCGTCTTGCTGAGTACCAGGTTCCCATCATGGAGACATGGGCCTCGGCGATCAGGGCTATCGAGCAGGTACACGACGAATATGACAAGTACAAGTGTTATTTCATGGACCACATGAATGACTATGATCAGGGTGCCGAGTACGTTGCCTACGCCAATGACGTTCTGGGACCGAATGGCGACATGGGCTGGGAAACCTGTGTGCTGTTCTTTGAAGATACTGCCTACGGCGGTGGGGTAGCCGAATACATCCGCGATGAGATTGCCCCCGGCGCCGGTATCGAGGTTATCGGCGAGGTAATGTACGATATCGAAACTTTTGATTTCGCCCCGGTTTACGCCAAGGTAGTAGATTATGACCCTGATTTCATCTACCACATTGCCTCGGTAAACTGTATTCCACCCAGTGCCGCTTATGTTGAGCTGCAGATCCCCTATCCCATTTCCGGTGTTAATGTCGCTGCTGCCAGCATGGAATTCTGGGACGACATGGGTGGTATGGCCGGTGGTTTCAATTCCACATCACCGCCACCGTGTCTGGGTATGGATTGGGATCCCACGACCCAGAAGTTCCTCGATGCCTACGCCGCTAAATACACCACCCGCCCGATATTCCCGCACTTCGACGGCTTTAACGCCTACTGGGGGGTCATGATGATGGCAGCGGCTGCCGAACGGGCCGGTGGCTTCGAGCCGCTGGACGATTGGGTTGCCGAGATGGAGAAAACCGACCTCAAGCTCTATAAGGAAGGCGGTTTTGAACCCGCTGGTCCGGATGATGTCCTCTGGCAGAACTACAAGTTCTACGGACCGGATCACCCCTACACCCACTCTTCGGTACTCGACACTACCGGTGAGGCCGGGCGCCCCGGCGGCATGGTCATGCAGTGGTACCCGGATCAGACGGTGAAGGTCATTCACCCCTACCGCTGGAAGAACGGTGAGTTCTACTTCCCGGAATGGATTCCTGAATCAAAGCGGGCTCGCTAG
- a CDS encoding sensor histidine kinase has protein sequence MSTAQSYITEITRAQEAERKRIACELHDETIQDLFTIITNIEEIIAGNDRLSAEDTRRLRSLQSAVNQVMGGIRRFCSELRPGLLDSLGLMPSLELLVEEINRDEKLDCRLEILGCHRRLPSEIELVLFRVSQEALRNIRKYAGATEVIIGFDFGHRKVTLDINDNGCGFAPDETLENYANAGKLGLLGIRDRINMVSGTFSVESEAGKGTGITAVIPIPSN, from the coding sequence ATGTCAACGGCACAGTCATATATTACCGAGATTACCCGGGCACAGGAAGCGGAGCGAAAGCGAATTGCCTGCGAACTGCATGATGAGACAATTCAGGATTTATTCACTATCATTACCAACATCGAGGAGATAATCGCGGGGAATGACCGGTTATCGGCAGAAGATACCCGAAGGCTAAGGTCGCTTCAGAGCGCGGTTAACCAAGTGATGGGTGGAATACGACGTTTCTGTTCCGAGCTGCGTCCCGGTCTACTGGATTCGTTGGGTCTGATGCCGTCACTGGAGTTGCTGGTTGAAGAGATAAATAGAGATGAGAAGCTGGATTGTCGTCTGGAAATCTTGGGCTGTCACCGGCGCCTGCCATCCGAGATTGAACTGGTGCTTTTTCGGGTTAGCCAGGAGGCACTTCGTAACATCAGAAAGTACGCCGGGGCGACGGAGGTTATCATCGGATTTGATTTTGGCCACCGTAAGGTTACCCTGGATATCAACGATAACGGATGCGGGTTCGCGCCGGATGAAACGCTGGAAAACTATGCAAATGCCGGTAAACTGGGTCTGTTGGGTATACGTGATCGGATAAATATGGTTAGCGGCACTTTTTCCGTAGAATCGGAGGCCGGTAAAGGGACCGGAATAACCGCTGTTATTCCTATTCCTTCAAATTAA
- a CDS encoding response regulator transcription factor, whose protein sequence is MEKIKVLIADDHLLAQQGLRRILEKEADIECVAMAKNGERAIELARKKLPDVALIDVAMPVMNGIEATKAIKAACPNTAVIILSAYDYDHYVRACVEAGASGYLLKSDLLPRRLVNAIRTVYGGTNVFDRKAGEIMRRMAISKGKKGQDSNELRSRELQILKLVIKGMSNKEIASELHISEQTVGTHLANIFKKLGVQSRVEAMLYALKRGWDSLNEPGCE, encoded by the coding sequence ATGGAAAAGATTAAAGTACTGATAGCGGATGACCATCTCCTGGCTCAACAGGGGTTGCGCCGCATCTTAGAGAAAGAAGCTGATATTGAATGCGTGGCGATGGCCAAGAATGGTGAGAGGGCTATTGAGCTTGCCCGTAAGAAGCTGCCCGATGTAGCCTTGATTGACGTCGCTATGCCGGTCATGAATGGCATCGAAGCTACCAAAGCGATTAAAGCAGCCTGTCCCAACACGGCGGTTATCATACTCAGTGCCTACGATTATGACCACTACGTGCGTGCTTGTGTCGAGGCCGGGGCCAGCGGATACCTGCTCAAGAGTGACCTGCTCCCCCGCAGGCTGGTCAACGCTATTCGTACGGTTTACGGCGGAACCAACGTATTCGACCGCAAAGCGGGTGAGATTATGCGTAGAATGGCTATCAGCAAGGGTAAGAAGGGACAAGACTCGAACGAATTGCGCAGTCGCGAGCTACAGATACTGAAGCTGGTTATCAAAGGGATGAGCAATAAGGAAATCGCCTCGGAACTTCATATCAGTGAGCAGACGGTCGGCACACACCTCGCCAATATTTTCAAGAAGCTGGGAGTTCAATCGCGGGTGGAAGCGATGCTGTATGCCTTGAAGAGGGGCTGGGACAGTTTGAACGAGCCCGGTTGCGAATAG